A genomic window from Pecten maximus chromosome 4, xPecMax1.1, whole genome shotgun sequence includes:
- the LOC117325025 gene encoding hippocalcin-like protein 1, which yields MGNKSSSPSPKTMKELRDVISHEYTNEEIESWYDDFKASLSKGESALPMEAFIKVYSKTFVGETTRFAEQVFRVFDTNGNGRVDFKEFMLGMYVSGSPLDEEQKLDWAFRMYDRNGDGYITKEEMLYMFDAICRMTLTDLPATHSTPEMLTDHFFEHFDENNDEKISKEEFISKARTYKEIIDMLEVDPFPED from the exons ATGGGGAACAAAAGCAGCTCACCGAGTCCAAAGACCATGAAGGAGTTACGAGATGTTATAtcacatgaatacactaatgaggAGATAGAGTCATGGTATGATGATTTCAAAGCGTCCCTATCTAAAGGCGAGTCAGCTCTACCAATGGAAGCCTTCATTAAGGTATATAGCAAGACGTTTGTGGGCGAGACGACCCGTTTCGCTGAACAAGTGTTCCGTGTGTTTGACACCAACGGCAATGGACGTGTGGATTTCAAGGAGTTTATGTTAGGAATGTACGTGTCTGGGTCCCCTTTGGATGAGGAGCAGAAGCTTGATTGGGCCTTCAGAATGTACGACAGGAACGGGGACGGTTACATTACCAAGGAAGAGATGCTATACATGTtcgat gCAATTTGTCGTATGACATTGACAGACCTTCCGGCGACTCATTCCACACCGGAAATGTTAACAGACCACTTCTTTGAACATTTCGACGAGAACAATGACGAAAAAATAAGCAAGGAGGAGTTCATTTCCAAGGCGAGGACGTACAAGGAGATAATTGATATGTTAGAGGTCGATCCATTCCCAGAAGACTGA
- the LOC117324852 gene encoding uncharacterized protein LOC117324852: MDKDYSFLLQIQHISESSIIFGDGTFYSCPGLFYQLYTLHGQVQQTVFPFIYGLLPNKTQQTYNTFFSAISQLLTDRNIQLTAHSVLFDFEVAAKNAFRAVFPAVSVKSCFFHYTQCVWRKTQSCGLATRYRNDDDVKTLVRRAAVLPLVPVGRVEDVWFNALEDSEDHTPEMTRFKDYITETWVESHDKETWNHFENAGPRTTNHVEGWHSKVNRLCSSAHPNIYSIIKLIKSIQATNESKIIQLEAGARPRRKKAKYQRIDARLRIRKDRFRNGELDVYAYADAASHLIHLNE; encoded by the exons ATGGACAAAGATTACTCATTTTTGCTACAGATACAGCATATCAGTGAATCCTCCATCATTTTTGGAGATGGTACATTCTACTCATGCCCTGGACTATTCTACcagttatatactttacacgGCCAGGTACAACAAACAGTGTTTCCATTTATATACGGTCTATTACCGAACAAGACTCAGCAAACATATAATACTTTCTTTAGTGCCATTAGCCAGCTTTTGACCGACAGAAATATTCAGTTGACAGCTCATTCCGTTTTATTTGACTTTGAAGTTGCAGCAAAGAATGCCTTTAGGGCTGTGTTTCCAGCAGTTTCTGTCAAGTCATGTTTTTTTCACTATACACAGTGTGTTTGGAGGAAAACACAGTCTTGTGGTCTTGCTACCAGATATagaaatgatgatgatgtaaaGACACTTGTCCGTAGAGCAGCAGTGCTTCCTTTGGTACCAGTGGGTCGGGTTGAGGACGTTTGGTTCAACGCACTTGAGGATAGTGAGGACCATACTCCAGAG ATGACCAGATTTAAAGATTATATAACAGAAACATGGGTCGAAAGCCATGACAAGGAGACATGGAATCATTTTGAAAATGCTGGACCAAGGACTACAAACCACGTCGAAGGATGGCATAGTAAAGTGAACCGTCTCTGTAGTAGTGCCCATCCAAACATCTATAGCATTATTAAACTAatcaaatccattcaggcaACTAATGAGTCTAAGATCATCCAGCTGGAAGCAGGAGCAAGACCAAGGAGGAAAAAGGCCAAGTATCAGCGCATTGATGCTAGATTGCGCATCCGGAAGGACAGGTTCAGGAATGGTGAACTTGACGTTTACGCATATGCTGACGCAGCATCTCACTTAATTCATCTGAATGAGTAA